CATCTTCTGACCCCAGCGGGCCCCTGGCAACTGGTAGCCGGCACGGCTCATGTTTTCAGCACCGCCCACGAGCGCGGTATCGCCGTCTCCCATGGAAATCGCCTGCACGGCGGAGACAACAGCCTGAAGACCGCTGCCACAGAGCCTGTTCATCGTAAGCGCAGGCGCGTGATCGGGGACCCCTGCCTGCCGCGAGGCGACCCGGGACAGATACATGTCACGCGGCTCGGTATGGATCACGTTGCCGAAAAACGCCTGCTCGATCTGCTCCGCTTGAATACCGGCCCTTTCGATCGCCGCCTTTGCAACAGTCGTCGCAAGGTCGCAAGGAGGTGTGTCCTTGAGCGCCCCGCCGAAACTGCCGACGGCGGTCCGTGCAGCGCTTGCAATCACGATCTCTTTCATGGGTCATTTCCTCCGCGTCGGGACCGGAAAACGCACTCCAGGGCGTTGCCGGCTTCAAGTCTGGTTCTGTTTGGCAGATTGCCGCGAACGCCGCAGCGAAGCAATTGCGCCAAAAGGTCATTTCCGGACGCGAAGACGGTCACATCTTGAGAAGCACGGACCCGGACCGGTTTCCGCCCGCGATCATGTCATGCGCCGTCGCGCAGTCTTCGAGAGGCAAGACGTCGGATATCTGAAAGTTGAGCGCGTTTCGATTGAGCAGGTCCGTGAGGTTCGAAAGAGTTTTGGCGCGTTCGGCCTCGGACAGGATGTAGACCAGAACCAGATCGATGGTCACTGCCTTGAACATCAACGGATAAAACGGCAGGACCGGTGTCATGTCCTTCGCCGACCCGAAGGCCGCGATGGTACCGCGTTCGGAAATGATCTTCGTGTTGGTCTCGGCGTTCTTGCCGAATTCCACCTCGACGATCCGGTCGATGGTCCGGCCACCGGTCGCTTCGAGAATGCGGTCTGCCAGATGGTCATCCGTGTAATCGAACACCTCTTCGGCGCCGGCATTCTTCGCGGCCGCGATCGCCTCGTCTCCACGTGCGGTCGACAGCACCCGCGCACCAGAAGCCGTGGCCACCTGGATGGCCAGCCGTCCGACGGTTCCCGCGCCGCCGCTGACCAGCACCGTCTGCCCCGCCACGGGCCCGCCGCCCAGGACGGCATGGCAGGCCGTCAGACCGGGAATTCCGAGAACGGCGCCCTCCTCGAAGGAGACGTGATCTGGCAGCGTCACCGCTTGCTGCGCAGGCAGCGAGATATAGTCCGCCGCCGTGCCGAAGGCTCTCAGCCATTGGCCGTTCCAGATCCAGACGCGGTCGCCGACGCGGCTTGACGGTACCCCCTCGCCGACGGCCTCGACCACACCTGCGCCATCGCTATGCGGAATAATCTTCTGGAAAGGCGGTTCCGTCACGCCGGGGCGTCCGCCGGCCCTGGCGCGGATGTCCGACGGATTGACCCCGGACATGTGCAGCCGGACCAGAACTTCGCCGGCCGCCGGAGCCGGAACCGGCACATCTTCAAGGGTCAGAACGTCCGTTGCCGGTCCGAACCGGTCATAGGTGATCGCGCGCATGATTTGTCTCCCGGACAGGCAAGATTCTTTCCTGAACCATTTGTGCGATGCCAGAGCCTGATCGGGCAAGACAAAAGACAACCACGAAAAACGCACGCCAAAACAGAAAAGCAGGTTCACCGGTAAACGGTGAACCTGCCTGGGTGTCTCAAGGGATCAAGCTCCCTGAAACATTAACCGGCAATGTTCGGCCTTAATGGCAGTCGGGACGCTGACCCGGCAGCAGTACCTTGTCGATCACGTGGATCACGCCGTTCTCCGCCTTGATGTCGGCAATAATCACGTTTGCGGTGGACCCGGTGCCGTCGGCAATGTCGACGCCGCTGTTGGAGCGCGTGATGCAGGTGCGTTCGCTGGTCAGGAGCGGTTTGAAGTAGTTGGAACCGACAGGGATCTTGTTGGATGTCAGTTCACGGTCGTCGACATGATACAGAAGCACGTTGGTGAGCTGATCCTTGTTTTCCGGCTTCAGCAGCGTTTCAACGGTACCTTCCGGCAATGCCGCGAAGGCATCATTGACCGGAGCGAATACAGTGAAAGGACCCGGCCCCTGCAGTGCATCAGCCAGTCCTGCAGCCTGCACTGCAGCAACCAAAGTACTGAAACGCTCATCACCTGCAGCGATATCTACAATTGTTTTTGCATTTGCCTGACCGGCAAAAAGACACACTGCTCCCGCAAGGGCCATAAGGCTCTTTTTCATCACAACTACTCCTGGTGTCGATTGAATTACAGGGTCATTACGCCGCATTGATTGAAGCAGATCTTTTAGATTTGGAAAAAGTCGATATTTATTATTGCCGCACACGCCACATAGCCTGGTACCGGCATGCGCCTGATTGCATCGAGCCTCACCAATCATTCTGTGTGCGGTGCCCGCCGGTCCGTCCGCATCGAGCGTGGCCAGCCAGATGGCCGTATCGGCGCCTTCTTCAGGCGATCTCAACGCGCCCGCACCGCCCATGCGCGTACGCACCCAGCCGGGACGCATCGCATTCACCTTGACGCTGTCCGGCAATGTTCTGGCCGAAGCCCCGGTCAGGGCTTTGAGGGCCGCCTTGGCGACACCGTACGCAGCCGGGCCCGACACACCATCGGAAAATGCTCCCCAGCCTGACGAGACATTGACGATCCTGCCGTAGCCAATGCGCACCATCGCCGGTGTGAGCAGGTGCATCGGCAAATATGGTCAGTGCACCATGACGGACATGGATCGTTCAAAGTCCTCCGGATCATCAAGCAGCGGCGTCGAACTCTATCTGACGGGTGCGTTCGAGGGTATTTCGGATAGCGGCCTGCACGCCGGAATGCAGCTCGGCGATTTGATCGCACAGGATATGATCGCAGTCAGGTTGACTGATCCGCTGCGGCTTGCCGTCGTCGGGACGTCGGATGTCGCCGTCGCCGATTCACTGGTCGTGAACTCGCCGTCCGTCGCAGCGGAGGCGGCGCGGCAAAGGTCTGATTTATATCCTGCAGGATTATGTCGCACGAGATGTTCTCGACGAGAGCCTGGCACCGGTTCTATATGAATTCACGCCGAAAGTACCCGGGTCTTTCCGGTACGTCCCGCGTGCCTATCGCGAGATGGTGCCGCCGAGACTGTTTATCGACCACATACGTCAGCACGGCGGCCAATAGGAAGCGCGGCTTTCCACTTTTGAAAAACCGCGCCGTTGCCACTCTCTGTTGCATTCAATTCTTGCAGGGAAAGTCCTGCTTCATGGTTTCCATGAGCGCCTCACCGGCCATCATGGCCTTGCGCTTGGTAAAGTCGCTGTGCACCCAGCGCATGAACGCCCAGCGCACTTCGTCCGGAATGTTCTGTTCCGGAAGACAGATGCCCTTGCCGTCGCCGACGGCGCCGGTCACCTCGAGAGCGTCGACGAAACCGATAATGTACTGTTCGCACTCGATTTCGGCGGCTTGACCCCAACGCGCATCGTTGTCGGCTTCCTGGCACGGAGACAGAAGTTCTTCGGCGGTATAGTTGGAGTGGATGAGCAGGACGGACCCCGGGGCCGCTGCTGCGGGTGCAGTCATCAGCATGGCTGCGATGAGGGAAATTAGGCTGAAACGCATTGGTTCGCTCCAAGGATAAGCCGGACTGCCCCCCGCACGGTCGCGTGCGGGGGACGTGTGCGCATCATTGCGCGCTCTTCTTGTCGGCAAGGGCGTGGACGGCCTGATCCATGACGTCCTGGTGTTCCTCATTGCTGAGGAATGCCGGGCTGTTGACCTTGTTCCACAAGTCCTCGTCCGTCATGTTCTGGTGACAGCCCATGCACAGGCCCGTGCGCTCCATCTTTTCGCGCATGTCCTGCGGTAGCGGACCGGTCAGCGGCCAGTGGGAACCGACGGTGACGAGCTGCTTGCCGTCCTCCGTCACGATCCGGCTGAGGTCATGATCGAGGCTCGGCACGGCCTGTGACTGCATCTGTGTCTGGTTCGGGATGATTTCACCCGTCGCCGTTTCCAGATCCACCACGAAGCCCTTGTCATAGCCCTTCATGAACCGGCCGCCCGAGATGCCGTAACCCAGTGCCTTCGGGTTGTTGTGGCAGCTCTCGCATGTGCGCGCTTCACGGCCTGCGGTGTGCGGCTGCACGGCAGCATGATCGAGCCCCTTCGTGCCGCCGGCATCCGGCGTCATCCAGGTTTCGTTGTGCGCGACCGTGTTGCCGTCCTTGTCGATGACCGTCGTGATCACCTGGCAGCCGGGCATCAGCGGGCTGACGCGGCCTTCCCCGTTGATGCCGAGTGTAGGCTCTTCCCAACGCAGGTAGGAGCGTGTCTCGGCGACCTTGCCGGGGCTTGTCAGGCCATTGGTGCCCATGGCGTTGTCGGCGGTCAGGCCGTTCTCGCCGCGCGAGTTGGCATTGTTGATCCAGTCGACATCGGTCTTGCCTTCGGAATAGTCCACGGTGATATGGCAGCCGTAGCATTGCGGTGCCCAGTCGGCATGGCAGGCATAGCATTCCATGCTTTCCATGTGCTTTCCGACGCTCATCATGGCGACTTCGGCATTGGGCGACTTCCAGTTTCCGTCAAGCGCGAGCTGGCGCAGCACCGGCACCTCGAAGTCGAGACCGGAGGCCGAGTGCAGGATCACCTTGTCACCACGGCGGATGACGTTGCCGAGCGGGTTGCCGCGCGCACTGAGCAGGTATCCGTCTTCCGGCTCGTAGACTTCCGCCATGTACTGCTCGGCGGTCACGTCGTCGGCCAGGCCGCGCGCCGTGTCGCCGATATCGGTGTCGTGTTCTTCCCCGTAGCCCAGCGGCAGTTCCCAGGGAAACTTGGAGACGGTTCCGTGGCAGTCCTCACACTCGATTTCCACCTGGGCCAGGGTCGTGCCCGGCAGGTTGCCGTCACCATGCATGTCGATCGAGGTGTGGCAGTCCTGGCAGAGCATGCCGCCGGCCGGGTTGCCGTCGCGCGATTCGATGGAGTGGTGAAGATCGTCTTTGACATAGACGTAGTTCTTGGTGTGAAGCTTGGGTTGCTTGCCGCCTTTCTCGGTATACGGCGATCCGTAGGGGAACTCCATGATGCCCTGATAGCTCACGCCGATCCGCTTGCCGCGGTTATGGCAGGAGTTGCAGGTCTCCGACGGAATGCCCGAATACTCCACCTCGCCGACTTTCACCTTCGACTTGCGTGTCCCCTGCATCTGGTGCGTCAGGAGCTTGCCCGGCTGATCCTTGGCGATCGTCGGGTCACCGCCCTCGTAGAAACCGTCATTCGAATAGGGAACGTGGCAGGACGAGCAACCGGCGCCCCGGAAGTCGCCGCGCTTCTCACGGCCGGTCACGCCGACATGGCACCTCTGACACTGCTGGCGCGAATAGGTGATACCGGCCAAATTGGGATGCTCGGAAATCGCGTCCACATCCACTTCAGGCACCTGTTCCATGGAACTCGGCATCTGGTCCGGATGGGCCTCGATGAAGGCGACCATGTAGTCCTTATAGGCATCGGTGCCGACGGAGGGGACATTGCCGTCCTCGTCGACCAGGTCGTAGTTGCCATAGACGGAGCGATGCGTATCGATCACGCCCCAGGACCACAGGTTGCCCTGCAACTTGCCGGCTTCCGTGTTCATGAGAGACTTGGTCAGACGCTCGGCATAGCCGTCATGGCACTGTCCGCAGGACTTGTCGGCGATCCAGAGCGCACCCGGATCCGGATAGAACGTGTGCGGCCCCCCGGCATCTGCCAGATCGGCCGGTGTGCCCTGGTGAGCTTCCGCGGCAGTCAGCCCCTGAGGGTTGCCGCCATGACAGACCACGCAGCCCGCGGGGTCGCCCAGATCGGGACCCATGGCCTCAATGGATTCCATCATCGCACCTGAGGTAAACTTCTCGATCCCTTCATGACAGGACATGCAGCCCTTTTCGGCGGCAACGGCCTGATCGACCGTTTCGGGGACCTCTTGTGCATGGGCCGCTCCGCACAGCAGAAGGCCCAGCGCCAGAATAATTGATCTCACGGACCCGACTCCTTTTGAGCTTAGTCGTAGCCTTGAGACCGTAGGACGGGTCACGGAAGCGGTTCCCTGACAATTCGCAGGAAAGGTCGATTACGCGTTTAAAGTTTCAATTGCGAATATTCACAATCACGAAATGATCTAGGTCATGGCCTGTATGAAACGGCTTTTCTACGCTCCCCCAAGCTGAGTGACAGGGGCCGGTGGGAGAGACCGTGCCGCACTCACGAGCGGGGCGCATATGAACAGTCACGACATCTCCATGGGTGGCAAGCTGGAATGCAGCGAAGGCATGTGCCAGTCCAGGCTTTGCCAGCACGTAACCGGTGGCCGTCCGGACAAGAGGCACAAGGTTCTGCAGCGCGGGGACCGGCTCAGCCTGGGCGAAGGTGCCTGCCGGAAGGTCTGGGTCATCCTTCATGGTATGGCGGCGATCTGCTATGGGCTCTCTGATGGCCGCCGGCAGATCCTCGGGCTGGAAACCAGCGGCCACATCATGTGCGGTATGAACGGCAGCGGCCAGAACGGTTCCTGGATCGAAGCCCTGAGCGAAACTGTCCTGTGCGAAATAGACCTGACGAGCCTCGGTTCTCCCGCTTTTCCGGGCGGTCCTCGCAGCGATGGACAGCAACTGGTCACCGAACTCTTTGCGGTCATCCACCAGCGGCTGGAAGCCTGCTCGGCCCACCTCGTCACGCTTGGACGGCTCGACAGCACCGAACGCGTAACGCTGTTCCTTGTCGACATGGCAAGCCGTGTCGGCCGTCCCGTCGGGCAGTCGCTTTACCTGGAACTGCCCATGACGCGCGAGGACATCGCCGACTACCTGGGTCTCAATACGGAAACCATCAGCCGTGTCTTCTCCCGCCTGAAGAAGAGCAGACTGGTTCAGTTTCCGTCCCGCAGCGCAATTGCGATACCCGATCCGAAAGCGCTCGAACGCCGTTTGCCGGTCGACATCCCGGATTTTTCATCAACGAGCCACGTCAGCAACTTCCTGTCTGCGGTCAATGCGCCTCAACCCGCGCACGATGGAGCACTCACATGATCATCGAATTCGGACATTTCTGTCTCGTTCTGGCGCTGATCGTGGCGGTCTTGCAATCCGTTGTGCCGCTCTGGGGCGTCAGGACCGACAATGCCGCGGCCATGCGCTTTGCGGACCACGCGGCCGAAATCCAGTTCCTGGCCACGGCAACAGCATTTGCCGTTCTGACATACGCCTATGTC
This region of uncultured Roseibium sp. genomic DNA includes:
- a CDS encoding NADPH:quinone reductase, which translates into the protein MRAITYDRFGPATDVLTLEDVPVPAPAAGEVLVRLHMSGVNPSDIRARAGGRPGVTEPPFQKIIPHSDGAGVVEAVGEGVPSSRVGDRVWIWNGQWLRAFGTAADYISLPAQQAVTLPDHVSFEEGAVLGIPGLTACHAVLGGGPVAGQTVLVSGGAGTVGRLAIQVATASGARVLSTARGDEAIAAAKNAGAEEVFDYTDDHLADRILEATGGRTIDRIVEVEFGKNAETNTKIISERGTIAAFGSAKDMTPVLPFYPLMFKAVTIDLVLVYILSEAERAKTLSNLTDLLNRNALNFQISDVLPLEDCATAHDMIAGGNRSGSVLLKM
- a CDS encoding SDR family NAD(P)-dependent oxidoreductase encodes the protein MHLLTPAMVRIGYGRIVNVSSGWGAFSDGVSGPAAYGVAKAALKALTGASARTLPDSVKVNAMRPGWVRTRMGGAGALRSPEEGADTAIWLATLDADGPAGTAHRMIGEARCNQAHAGTRLCGVCGNNKYRLFPNLKDLLQSMRRNDPVIQSTPGVVVMKKSLMALAGAVCLFAGQANAKTIVDIAAGDERFSTLVAAVQAAGLADALQGPGPFTVFAPVNDAFAALPEGTVETLLKPENKDQLTNVLLYHVDDRELTSNKIPVGSNYFKPLLTSERTCITRSNSGVDIADGTGSTANVIIADIKAENGVIHVIDKVLLPGQRPDCH
- a CDS encoding Rap1a/Tai family immunity protein, with protein sequence MRFSLISLIAAMLMTAPAAAAPGSVLLIHSNYTAEELLSPCQEADNDARWGQAAEIECEQYIIGFVDALEVTGAVGDGKGICLPEQNIPDEVRWAFMRWVHSDFTKRKAMMAGEALMETMKQDFPCKN
- a CDS encoding helix-turn-helix domain-containing protein — its product is MNSHDISMGGKLECSEGMCQSRLCQHVTGGRPDKRHKVLQRGDRLSLGEGACRKVWVILHGMAAICYGLSDGRRQILGLETSGHIMCGMNGSGQNGSWIEALSETVLCEIDLTSLGSPAFPGGPRSDGQQLVTELFAVIHQRLEACSAHLVTLGRLDSTERVTLFLVDMASRVGRPVGQSLYLELPMTREDIADYLGLNTETISRVFSRLKKSRLVQFPSRSAIAIPDPKALERRLPVDIPDFSSTSHVSNFLSAVNAPQPAHDGALT